A window of the Microvirga terrae genome harbors these coding sequences:
- a CDS encoding SDR family oxidoreductase: MELQGKVALVTGAGSGIGKAAALRFAREGAMIGVLSHTDDEIRKVAEEIEQAGGRAVALVADVADDGQMRKALADLLQAFGRLDIVFANAGINGVWAPIDELQPEEWDRTINTNLRGTYLTLHHAVPHLKKGGGAIVITASINGSRTFTSAGATAYSASKAAQVAMAQMLAVELAKHRIRVNVVCPGKIDTEISDNTTKRHTEEAEVPAEYPAGSIPLTGQDPGTSDEVADLVLFLASDRARHITGTPVWIDGGQSLLV, from the coding sequence ATGGAGCTTCAAGGCAAGGTCGCGCTCGTGACGGGCGCAGGATCCGGCATCGGCAAGGCGGCCGCCCTGCGCTTCGCGCGCGAGGGCGCTATGATCGGCGTGCTGAGCCACACCGACGACGAAATCCGCAAGGTCGCCGAGGAGATCGAGCAGGCCGGCGGCAGAGCCGTCGCGCTGGTGGCCGACGTCGCGGATGACGGTCAGATGCGCAAGGCCCTGGCCGATCTGCTCCAGGCCTTCGGCCGCCTCGATATCGTGTTCGCGAATGCGGGCATCAATGGCGTCTGGGCTCCCATCGACGAGCTGCAGCCCGAGGAATGGGACCGCACGATCAATACCAATCTGCGCGGCACCTATCTCACGCTCCATCATGCGGTCCCGCATTTGAAGAAGGGCGGGGGCGCCATCGTCATCACGGCGTCGATCAACGGATCGCGGACCTTCACCAGCGCGGGCGCGACCGCTTATTCGGCCAGCAAGGCGGCCCAGGTGGCGATGGCGCAGATGCTAGCCGTCGAACTCGCCAAGCACAGGATCCGCGTGAATGTGGTCTGTCCTGGCAAGATCGACACGGAGATCTCAGACAACACTACGAAGCGGCATACGGAAGAGGCCGAGGTTCCTGCCGAATATCCGGCCGGCTCTATCCCGCTGACCGGCCAGGATCCGGGCACGAGCGACGAGGTGGCCGACCTCGTGCTCTTCCTCGCCTCCGACCGTGCACGGCACATCACCGGCACGCCGGTCTGGATCGACGGCGGTCAATCGCTGCTGGTATAG
- a CDS encoding DUF1328 domain-containing protein: MLKWALIFLVVSLVAGALGFTGVASGAKTIAKVLFGLFLLAFILLILLAWGAGELIF, encoded by the coding sequence ATGCTGAAATGGGCTCTGATCTTTCTGGTAGTTTCCCTTGTGGCGGGCGCCCTGGGGTTCACCGGCGTCGCCTCCGGGGCCAAGACGATCGCCAAGGTCCTGTTCGGCCTGTTTCTCCTCGCGTTCATCCTCCTGATCCTCCTCGCCTGGGGCGCAGGCGAGCTGATCTTCTGA
- the rph gene encoding ribonuclease PH, with translation MRPSKRAPDELRPVTLERGVARYAEGSCLVSFGNTRVICTASLEEKGPPWLRGTGRGWVTAEYSMLPRATHERTRREVNSGKPSGRTQEIQRLIGRSLRAVVNLPAIGEKQIVVDCDVIQADGGTRTASITGAWVALHECFTWMQNRSIISINPLREPVAAISCGIYQGQPVLDLDYAEDSAAETDANFVITGSGGIVEVQGTAEGKPFSEEEFLSLLRLAKAGVAQLVDLQKKTVA, from the coding sequence ATGCGTCCTTCCAAACGCGCCCCCGACGAACTGCGTCCCGTCACCCTGGAGCGGGGCGTGGCGCGCTATGCGGAAGGCTCCTGCCTGGTCTCCTTCGGCAATACCAGGGTGATCTGCACGGCCTCTCTCGAGGAGAAGGGGCCGCCGTGGCTGCGCGGCACCGGCCGGGGCTGGGTGACGGCGGAATATTCCATGCTGCCCCGCGCCACCCACGAGCGCACCCGCCGGGAGGTCAATTCCGGCAAGCCTTCCGGGCGCACCCAGGAGATCCAGCGCCTGATCGGCCGTAGCCTGCGCGCCGTGGTCAACCTGCCGGCCATCGGCGAGAAGCAGATCGTGGTCGATTGCGACGTGATCCAGGCCGACGGCGGCACCCGCACCGCGTCCATCACCGGCGCCTGGGTGGCGCTGCACGAATGCTTCACCTGGATGCAGAACCGCTCGATCATCTCGATCAACCCCCTGCGCGAGCCCGTCGCGGCGATCTCCTGCGGGATCTATCAGGGCCAGCCCGTGCTCGACCTCGACTACGCGGAGGACTCGGCCGCCGAGACCGACGCGAATTTCGTGATCACGGGTTCGGGCGGCATCGTCGAGGTTCAGGGCACCGCCGAGGGCAAGCCCTTCTCGGAGGAGGAGTTCCTGAGCCTCCTGCGGCTTGCCAAGGCCGGCGTGGCGCAGCTGGTCGATCTGCAGAAGAAGACCGTGGCATGA
- a CDS encoding non-canonical purine NTP pyrophosphatase — protein MSIHRSLTGKVVIATHNAGKLREMRELLAPFGVEAVSAGELGLPVPDETGHMFAENAAIKAHAAAIATGLPALSDDSGLCVHALDGAPGLFTADWAGPKKDFDAAMERVERELLKREATDRKAHFVSALVIAWPDGHEELFEGRVFGQVVWPPRGDKGFGYDPMFQPDGFTETFGEISSEEKHGIDWSKPEPEGLSHRARAFVKLAAGCLHRV, from the coding sequence ATGAGCATCCATCGTTCCCTGACCGGCAAGGTCGTTATCGCCACCCATAATGCGGGCAAGCTCAGGGAGATGCGGGAGCTGCTCGCTCCCTTCGGCGTCGAGGCCGTGTCGGCCGGCGAACTCGGACTGCCGGTCCCGGACGAAACCGGCCACATGTTCGCCGAGAACGCCGCCATCAAGGCCCATGCGGCGGCGATCGCCACGGGCCTGCCGGCGCTCTCTGACGATTCGGGCCTGTGCGTTCATGCGCTCGACGGCGCGCCTGGCCTGTTCACGGCCGACTGGGCCGGGCCGAAGAAGGACTTCGATGCCGCCATGGAGCGGGTGGAGCGCGAGCTGCTGAAGCGCGAGGCGACGGACCGGAAGGCCCATTTCGTCTCTGCCCTCGTCATCGCTTGGCCGGACGGGCACGAGGAGCTGTTCGAGGGGCGGGTCTTCGGCCAAGTGGTCTGGCCGCCGCGCGGCGACAAGGGTTTCGGCTACGATCCCATGTTCCAGCCGGACGGGTTCACTGAGACATTCGGGGAGATCTCCTCGGAGGAGAAGCACGGCATCGACTGGTCGAAGCCGGAACCGGAGGGCCTGTCCCACCGCGCCCGCGCCTTCGTGAAGCTCGCGGCCGGTTGCCTGCACCGGGTGTGA
- a CDS encoding ATP-dependent DNA helicase, which produces MTWSPQQDAALKAVADWLRRGDRPVFRLFGYAGTGKTTLAKHIAENVDGEVAFGAYTGKAALVLRTKGCTDASTIHSMIYRSRESDENGPQFVLNRQSPASKADLIIIDECSMVDEELGRDLLSFGQPVLVLGDPAQLPPVKGGGFFTDGEPDVMLTEVHRQAKDNPIIHLSMTVREGGRLGPGTYGESRIIRRREIDAAAVMAADQVLVGLNKTRRLYNTRLRELNGYRDPMPAAGEKLVCLRNDKTKGLLNGGTWTIQALRGIRNDFIRMDVLPDDDARRRSVDVAVHKAFFEGTEEEVPFVLRKESDEFTYGYALTVHKAQGSQWDDLVLFDESYAFREHRSRWLYTALTRAAEKVTVVI; this is translated from the coding sequence ATGACCTGGTCGCCGCAACAGGATGCCGCTCTGAAAGCCGTCGCCGACTGGCTGCGCCGCGGCGACCGTCCGGTGTTCCGTCTCTTCGGCTATGCCGGCACGGGCAAGACGACGCTCGCCAAGCACATCGCCGAGAACGTGGACGGCGAGGTAGCCTTCGGCGCCTATACGGGCAAGGCGGCTCTGGTGCTGCGCACCAAGGGCTGCACCGACGCCTCGACGATCCATTCGATGATCTACCGCTCGCGGGAGTCGGACGAGAACGGTCCGCAATTCGTGCTCAACCGTCAGAGCCCGGCCTCCAAGGCCGACCTCATCATCATCGACGAATGCTCCATGGTCGACGAGGAACTCGGGCGCGATCTCCTGTCGTTCGGGCAGCCCGTACTCGTCCTGGGCGATCCGGCGCAGTTGCCGCCGGTGAAGGGCGGGGGCTTCTTCACGGACGGCGAGCCCGACGTGATGCTCACGGAGGTGCACCGGCAGGCCAAGGACAATCCCATCATCCATCTGTCGATGACGGTTCGGGAGGGCGGGCGTCTGGGGCCCGGGACCTACGGCGAAAGCCGCATCATCCGCCGCCGCGAGATCGACGCCGCCGCCGTCATGGCGGCCGATCAGGTTCTCGTCGGCCTCAACAAGACCCGGCGCCTGTACAACACGCGCCTGCGCGAACTGAACGGCTACCGCGATCCCATGCCGGCGGCGGGCGAGAAGCTCGTGTGCCTGCGCAACGACAAGACCAAGGGGCTGCTCAACGGCGGCACCTGGACCATCCAGGCTCTGCGCGGCATCCGCAACGACTTCATCCGCATGGACGTGCTGCCCGACGACGACGCCCGTCGCCGATCCGTGGATGTCGCGGTGCACAAGGCCTTCTTCGAGGGAACCGAAGAAGAGGTGCCGTTCGTCCTGCGCAAGGAATCCGACGAGTTCACCTACGGCTACGCGCTGACCGTGCACAAGGCGCAGGGCTCGCAATGGGACGACCTCGTTCTCTTCGACGAGTCCTACGCATTTCGCGAGCATCGCAGCCGATGGCTCTACACGGCCCTGACCCGCGCGGCCGAGAAGGTCACCGTCGTGATCTGA
- the lepA gene encoding translation elongation factor 4, protein MTARTFDNIRNFSIVAHIDHGKSTLADRLIQTTGALSAREMTEQVLDNMDIERERGITIKAQTVRLDYKAQDGRTYILNLMDTPGHVDFAYEVSRSLAACEGSLLVVDASQGVEAQTLANVYQAIDANHEIVPVLNKIDLPAADPDRIKEQIEEVIGIDASDAVPISAKTGLNIEGVLEAIVQKLPPPKGDPDAPLKALLVDSWYDAYLGVVVLVRIVDGTMKKGQTIKMMGTGASYALDRVGVFSPKMTELAQLGPGEVGFFTASIKEVADTRVGDTITDDRKPTAEALPGFKPVQPVVFCGLFPVDAAEFENLRSAMGKLRLNDASFSYEMETSAALGFGFRCGFLGLLHLEIIQERLEREFNLDLISTAPSVVYHLKLRDGSTIELHNPADMPDVMKIESIEEPWIRATILTPDDYLGSVLKLCQERRGVQIDLNYVGKRAMVVYDLPLNEVVFDFYDRLKSISKGYASFDYHISDYREGDLVKMSVLVNGEPVDALSMLVHRDRAEGRGRAMCEKLKELIPPHMFQIPVQAAIGGKIIARETIRALRKDVTAKCYGGDASRKRKLLDKQKEGKKRMRQFGKVDIPQEAFIAALKMDT, encoded by the coding sequence ATGACCGCTCGCACCTTCGACAACATCCGCAACTTCTCCATCGTGGCCCATATCGACCACGGCAAGTCGACGCTCGCCGACCGCCTGATCCAGACCACGGGGGCGCTCTCCGCCCGTGAGATGACGGAGCAGGTGCTCGACAACATGGATATCGAGCGTGAGCGTGGCATCACGATCAAGGCGCAGACCGTGCGCCTCGACTACAAGGCGCAGGACGGCAGGACCTACATCCTGAACCTCATGGACACGCCCGGGCACGTGGACTTCGCCTACGAGGTCTCGCGGTCGCTGGCAGCCTGCGAGGGATCTCTGCTGGTGGTCGATGCCTCCCAGGGCGTGGAGGCCCAGACCCTCGCCAACGTCTATCAGGCCATCGATGCCAACCATGAGATCGTGCCGGTCCTCAACAAGATCGACCTGCCCGCCGCCGATCCTGACCGGATCAAGGAGCAGATCGAGGAGGTAATCGGCATCGACGCGTCCGACGCGGTGCCGATCTCGGCCAAGACCGGCCTCAACATCGAGGGCGTGCTGGAGGCCATCGTCCAGAAGCTGCCGCCGCCGAAGGGCGACCCGGATGCCCCGCTCAAGGCGCTTCTGGTCGATTCCTGGTACGACGCCTATCTCGGCGTGGTCGTGCTCGTGCGCATCGTCGACGGCACGATGAAGAAGGGCCAGACCATCAAGATGATGGGCACCGGCGCCTCCTACGCGCTCGACCGCGTCGGCGTGTTCTCGCCGAAGATGACCGAACTGGCCCAGCTCGGCCCCGGCGAGGTTGGATTCTTCACGGCCTCGATCAAGGAGGTGGCCGACACCCGTGTCGGCGACACCATCACCGACGATCGCAAGCCCACCGCCGAGGCGCTGCCCGGCTTCAAGCCCGTGCAGCCGGTGGTGTTCTGCGGCCTCTTCCCGGTCGATGCCGCCGAGTTCGAGAACCTGCGCTCCGCCATGGGCAAGCTGCGCCTCAACGACGCCAGCTTTTCCTACGAGATGGAAACCTCCGCGGCCCTCGGTTTCGGCTTCCGCTGCGGCTTCCTCGGCCTGCTGCATCTCGAGATCATCCAGGAACGCCTGGAGCGCGAGTTCAACCTCGATCTCATCTCCACGGCTCCGTCCGTGGTCTATCATCTGAAGCTGCGCGACGGTTCGACCATCGAGCTGCACAACCCGGCCGACATGCCGGACGTGATGAAAATCGAAAGCATCGAGGAGCCGTGGATCCGCGCCACCATCCTCACGCCCGACGATTATCTCGGGTCGGTCCTCAAGCTCTGCCAGGAGCGGCGCGGCGTCCAGATCGACCTCAACTATGTCGGCAAGCGCGCCATGGTGGTCTACGACCTGCCGCTCAACGAGGTGGTGTTCGATTTCTACGACCGCCTGAAGTCGATCTCGAAGGGCTACGCCTCCTTCGACTACCACATCTCCGACTACCGCGAAGGCGACTTGGTGAAGATGTCGGTGCTCGTCAACGGCGAGCCTGTCGATGCGCTCTCCATGCTGGTCCATCGCGACCGGGCCGAGGGTCGCGGCCGCGCCATGTGCGAGAAGCTCAAGGAGCTTATCCCGCCGCACATGTTCCAGATTCCCGTGCAGGCAGCCATCGGCGGCAAGATCATCGCCCGCGAGACCATCCGGGCCCTGCGCAAGGACGTGACGGCCAAGTGCTACGGCGGCGACGCCTCCCGCAAGCGCAAGCTGCTCGACAAGCAGAAGGAAGGCAAGAAGCGGATGCGTCAGTTCGGCAAGGTCGACATCCCACAGGAGGCCTTCATCGCCGCGCTGAAGATGGACACCTGA
- a CDS encoding PRC-barrel domain-containing protein — MQTTAQSSDVRETHSLIASDKVEGTPVRRSDGEKIGTIERVMIEKRSGKVAYAVMSFGGFMGLGEEYYTLPWSVLKYNTELDAYELNLSEDQLRGAPRRSAEGHDASYDREWEEHVHRYYNATPYWGASDPMSTGR, encoded by the coding sequence ATGCAGACGACGGCACAAAGCAGCGACGTTCGGGAAACCCACAGCCTGATTGCCAGCGACAAGGTCGAAGGAACGCCGGTGCGCCGCTCGGACGGCGAGAAGATCGGAACGATCGAGCGCGTGATGATCGAGAAGCGATCCGGCAAGGTCGCCTATGCGGTGATGAGCTTCGGCGGCTTCATGGGGCTCGGTGAGGAGTACTACACCCTTCCCTGGAGCGTCCTGAAGTACAACACCGAACTCGATGCCTATGAGCTGAACCTCTCCGAGGACCAGCTCCGCGGCGCGCCCCGGCGCAGCGCGGAAGGTCATGACGCCTCCTACGACCGGGAATGGGAAGAGCACGTCCACCGCTACTACAACGCCACGCCCTATTGGGGCGCCAGCGATCCGATGAGCACCGGCCGATAA
- a CDS encoding DMT family transporter: MDPHIGWTAVPHRSILAVILWMSGALLSFSATAIAVRALAPAFSIFEMLAVRNAAGVLILLLLALLRPDLRPGLKPRRFPLHLARNVLHFLGTDGWAFGLTLLPLATVFALEFTTPAWVALLAIPLLKEKMTGGRLVAIVLGFIGILVILRPGLETLQPASFLMLGVAFSFALVAIMTKRLTMTESTFSILFFMNLLQLPMNLAGVRRAFWLQVQPSHALALVGICVGGLLAHYCLTNAYRRGDATMVVPLDFMRIPLIAFVGWQFYGEPLDPYVFLGSGIIILGLLYSLHREAKSA; the protein is encoded by the coding sequence GTGGATCCTCACATCGGTTGGACCGCCGTGCCCCATCGCAGCATCCTCGCCGTCATTCTCTGGATGAGCGGCGCACTCCTCTCCTTCTCCGCAACGGCCATCGCCGTGCGTGCGCTCGCACCCGCGTTCTCGATCTTTGAGATGCTCGCCGTGCGCAACGCCGCGGGAGTCCTCATCCTGCTCCTGCTCGCATTGCTCCGGCCGGACCTGCGGCCCGGGTTGAAGCCGCGCCGATTTCCGCTGCACCTGGCTCGCAACGTCCTGCATTTCCTCGGCACCGACGGATGGGCGTTCGGCCTCACGCTCCTGCCGCTCGCGACCGTCTTCGCCCTCGAGTTCACGACGCCCGCCTGGGTCGCCTTGCTGGCGATCCCGCTGCTCAAGGAGAAGATGACAGGCGGTCGTCTCGTCGCCATCGTGCTCGGTTTCATCGGCATTCTCGTGATCCTCCGTCCCGGGCTGGAAACCTTGCAGCCGGCCAGTTTCCTCATGCTCGGCGTCGCGTTCAGCTTCGCCCTGGTGGCGATCATGACCAAGCGGCTGACCATGACGGAAAGCACCTTCTCGATCCTGTTCTTCATGAACCTGCTGCAGCTTCCGATGAACCTCGCGGGCGTGCGCCGGGCCTTCTGGCTTCAGGTCCAGCCCTCGCACGCGCTGGCCCTCGTGGGCATCTGCGTCGGCGGCCTCCTGGCGCATTACTGCCTGACCAACGCCTACCGGCGGGGCGATGCCACCATGGTGGTCCCGCTGGACTTCATGCGCATCCCGCTGATCGCCTTCGTCGGCTGGCAGTTCTATGGCGAGCCGCTCGATCCATACGTCTTCCTCGGGAGCGGAATCATCATCCTCGGTCTTCTCTATTCCCTACATCGCGAGGCGAAATCCGCATGA
- a CDS encoding TRAP transporter substrate-binding protein — MKRRAFLQAATLGTAAGAVAKPAIAQSNPEVRWRLTSAFPKSLDTLYGGGETFAKLVAEATDGKFQIQTFAPGEIVGAPQALDAIGGGTVEMGHTCSYYYVGKDPTFAIGTSLPFGLNSRQMNAWLYQGNGNTLLNEFYAKHNVYALPGGNTGVQMGGWFRKEIKTVQDLQGLKMRIAGLAGQIMGKLGVVPQQIAGGDLYPSLERGTIDAAEWVAPYDDEKLGLNKVAPYYYYPGFWEGGPAIHFYVNLQKWNELPKSYQAAVQAAAGYVNVDTQAKYDARNPAALRSLVGNGAQLRPFSQEIMDAAYKAANEVYDEISAKNADFKKIYDSYKAFRGEEYLWFQVAEYAYDTFMIRARARG, encoded by the coding sequence ATGAAACGTCGTGCATTCCTCCAGGCTGCCACCCTCGGCACCGCCGCAGGAGCCGTTGCCAAGCCGGCCATCGCCCAATCGAACCCGGAGGTTCGCTGGCGCCTGACCTCGGCCTTCCCGAAATCCCTCGATACGCTGTATGGTGGCGGCGAGACCTTCGCTAAGCTCGTCGCGGAAGCGACCGACGGCAAGTTCCAGATTCAGACCTTCGCACCCGGCGAGATCGTCGGCGCGCCTCAGGCGCTCGACGCCATCGGCGGTGGAACGGTCGAGATGGGCCATACCTGCTCGTACTATTACGTGGGCAAGGACCCGACCTTCGCCATCGGCACCTCGCTGCCCTTCGGCCTCAACTCCCGCCAGATGAACGCCTGGCTCTATCAGGGCAACGGCAATACCCTGCTCAACGAGTTCTATGCCAAGCACAACGTCTACGCTCTGCCCGGGGGCAATACCGGCGTGCAGATGGGCGGCTGGTTCCGCAAGGAGATCAAGACCGTCCAGGATCTCCAGGGTCTCAAGATGCGCATCGCCGGCTTGGCCGGCCAGATCATGGGCAAGCTCGGCGTGGTGCCCCAGCAGATCGCCGGCGGCGATCTCTATCCGTCGCTGGAGCGCGGCACCATCGATGCCGCCGAATGGGTGGCGCCCTACGACGACGAGAAGCTCGGTCTCAACAAGGTCGCGCCGTACTACTACTATCCGGGCTTCTGGGAAGGCGGCCCTGCCATCCACTTCTACGTCAATTTGCAGAAGTGGAACGAGCTGCCCAAGTCCTACCAGGCGGCCGTCCAGGCCGCCGCAGGCTACGTGAACGTCGACACGCAAGCCAAGTACGACGCCCGCAACCCGGCCGCCCTGCGCAGCCTGGTCGGCAACGGCGCACAGCTGCGCCCGTTCTCGCAGGAGATCATGGACGCGGCCTACAAGGCGGCCAACGAGGTCTATGACGAGATCTCGGCCAAGAATGCCGACTTCAAGAAGATCTACGACAGCTACAAGGCGTTCCGCGGCGAAGAATATCTCTGGTTCCAGGTGGCGGAATACGCCTACGACACCTTCATGATCCGCGCCCGCGCCCGCGGCTGA
- a CDS encoding MFS transporter: MSSSLRATLPTLFALLLGYALMQVGNTLQGTLLSVRGSIEQFTPTEIGAVGAAFWGGIVIGSLYAGRVIQQVGHTRTFAALAAVAASTALFHLLVISPAVWIAARALTGFCFAGLFIVVESWLNASVTAQTRGQVLSVYGMTGLIAGIGGQMLLPAGDPYGYRLFCFVAILICLALVPTALSRATAPAHAVSDTKINLMQLYRQSPFGVVAAVLCGVTTSSFFALGPIWAQERGLDTTEIAIFMACGTLGGFATTYPLGWLSDRMDRRHVIIGASAMAAAILLALIHFVPLTVPVWLIFLYVAVFGGSVIPTYSIVTAHVNDMVKPGEFVAAAGGLLILQGVGATVGPIIAGMAMTEFGRLGLLYVVIIAQALMAIWGAYRSLQRAAPPSEKKETFVPEPSIPVGTQLEAS; encoded by the coding sequence ATGTCTTCGTCCCTGCGGGCCACGCTGCCGACGCTTTTCGCCCTTCTTCTCGGCTACGCTCTCATGCAGGTCGGCAATACCCTCCAGGGCACGCTGCTCAGCGTGCGTGGGAGTATCGAGCAGTTCACGCCGACGGAGATCGGCGCCGTGGGCGCCGCCTTCTGGGGCGGGATCGTGATAGGCTCGCTTTACGCCGGGCGCGTGATCCAGCAGGTGGGCCATACCCGCACCTTCGCGGCGCTGGCGGCGGTTGCCGCGTCGACCGCGCTGTTCCACCTCCTGGTGATCAGCCCGGCCGTCTGGATCGCCGCGCGGGCTCTGACCGGCTTCTGCTTCGCCGGCCTCTTCATCGTGGTCGAAAGCTGGCTCAACGCTTCCGTGACCGCCCAAACCCGTGGACAGGTTCTCAGCGTCTACGGCATGACCGGACTGATCGCTGGCATTGGTGGGCAGATGCTTCTGCCGGCGGGCGATCCATACGGCTACCGCCTGTTCTGCTTCGTCGCCATTCTCATCTGCCTCGCTCTGGTCCCGACCGCCCTGTCGCGCGCCACCGCGCCCGCTCATGCGGTCAGCGACACGAAGATCAACCTGATGCAGCTCTACCGCCAATCACCCTTCGGCGTGGTGGCGGCCGTTCTCTGTGGCGTCACCACGAGCTCGTTCTTCGCGCTCGGACCCATCTGGGCGCAGGAGCGCGGACTGGACACCACAGAAATCGCGATCTTCATGGCCTGCGGCACGCTCGGCGGGTTCGCCACCACCTATCCGCTGGGCTGGCTTTCGGACCGCATGGACCGGCGCCACGTGATCATCGGGGCCTCAGCGATGGCGGCCGCGATCCTGCTCGCGCTCATTCATTTCGTGCCGCTCACGGTGCCGGTGTGGCTGATCTTCCTCTATGTGGCCGTCTTCGGCGGCAGCGTGATCCCGACCTACAGCATCGTCACCGCCCACGTGAACGACATGGTGAAGCCCGGCGAGTTCGTCGCGGCGGCGGGCGGGCTTCTGATCCTGCAGGGCGTGGGTGCCACGGTCGGCCCGATCATCGCCGGCATGGCGATGACGGAGTTCGGACGGTTGGGCCTTCTCTACGTCGTGATCATCGCCCAGGCGCTCATGGCGATCTGGGGCGCCTATCGCAGCCTGCAGCGCGCCGCGCCTCCATCGGAGAAAAAGGAGACCTTCGTTCCCGAACCCTCCATCCCGGTCGGCACGCAGCTGGAAGCCTCCTGA
- the hrcA gene encoding heat-inducible transcriptional repressor HrcA encodes MHPTGPFSHLSETRAIAELNDRSREIFRQIVESYLVTGEPVGSRHLSRILPMTLSPASIRNVMADLESAGLIFAPHTSAGRLPTETGLRFFVDAMMEIGDVTSEERSRIEAQMRAAASGHTLETALAEASALLSGVSRGAGVVVTSKSNARLKHIEFVRLDPTRALVVLVSEDGSVENRLLDLPAGLPAGALVEAGNFLNARIQGKTLGDVKREIQTRREEMERELDALTARLVEAGLATTAGPADSRQLIVRGQANLLDDLKAAEDLERIRLLFSDLETQTDVIDLLSRAEGGEGVRIFIGSENKLFSLSGSSMIAAPFRDGGQKIVGVLGVIGPTRLNYARIVPMVDYTAKVISRILEQGR; translated from the coding sequence ATGCATCCTACCGGTCCATTTTCCCATCTGTCGGAAACCCGCGCCATCGCGGAGCTGAACGACCGTTCCCGCGAAATCTTCCGCCAGATCGTCGAGAGCTACCTCGTGACCGGCGAGCCCGTGGGCTCGCGCCATCTCTCCCGCATTCTGCCGATGACGCTGTCGCCCGCGTCGATCCGCAACGTGATGGCGGATCTGGAGTCGGCGGGCCTGATCTTCGCACCCCACACCAGCGCCGGACGGCTGCCGACCGAGACGGGGCTGCGCTTCTTCGTCGACGCCATGATGGAAATCGGCGACGTCACCTCCGAGGAGCGCTCGCGGATCGAGGCCCAGATGCGGGCGGCCGCCTCGGGCCATACCCTGGAAACGGCCCTGGCCGAGGCTTCCGCGCTCCTGTCCGGCGTCTCGCGTGGCGCCGGGGTCGTGGTGACGTCCAAGTCCAACGCACGCCTCAAGCACATCGAATTCGTACGGCTCGACCCGACCCGCGCCCTGGTGGTGCTCGTCTCCGAGGACGGCTCGGTGGAAAACCGCCTCCTCGACCTGCCGGCCGGGCTGCCCGCAGGCGCCCTGGTCGAGGCCGGAAACTTTCTCAATGCCCGCATCCAGGGCAAGACGCTCGGCGACGTGAAGCGCGAGATCCAGACCCGCCGCGAGGAGATGGAGCGCGAGCTCGACGCTCTGACCGCAAGGCTCGTGGAGGCGGGGCTTGCCACCACGGCGGGGCCGGCGGATTCCCGCCAGCTGATCGTGCGCGGCCAAGCCAACCTCCTCGACGACCTGAAGGCCGCCGAGGATCTGGAGCGCATCCGCCTGCTCTTCTCCGACCTCGAAACCCAGACCGACGTGATCGACCTCCTGAGCCGGGCCGAAGGCGGCGAGGGTGTGCGCATCTTCATCGGCTCGGAGAACAAGCTCTTCTCGCTCTCCGGCTCGTCGATGATCGCCGCCCCCTTCCGGGACGGCGGCCAGAAGATCGTCGGGGTTCTGGGCGTCATCGGCCCCACCCGTCTCAACTACGCCCGCATCGTCCCGATGGTCGATTACACCGCCAAGGTGATATCCCGCATCCTGGAACAGGGCCGATAA
- the arsC gene encoding arsenate reductase (glutaredoxin) (This arsenate reductase requires both glutathione and glutaredoxin to convert arsenate to arsenite, after which the efflux transporter formed by ArsA and ArsB can extrude the arsenite from the cell, providing resistance.): MDVIIYHNPQCGTSRNTLGLIRNAGIEPHIVEYVKTPPTRLLLRQLIERMGVSVRDVIRRKGTPYEELGLGDPSLSDDDLLDAMMAHPILIERPIVVTPMGVRLCRPSETVLDILPPPQGEFVKEDGEPVVDASGRRVGLA; the protein is encoded by the coding sequence ATGGACGTGATCATCTACCACAATCCCCAATGCGGGACCTCCCGCAACACCCTGGGGCTGATCCGAAACGCCGGGATCGAGCCGCACATCGTCGAGTATGTGAAGACGCCCCCGACGCGTCTGCTCCTTCGTCAGCTGATCGAGCGCATGGGTGTGAGCGTCCGCGACGTGATCCGCCGGAAGGGCACGCCCTACGAGGAGCTCGGCCTCGGAGATCCTTCTCTGAGCGACGATGATCTGCTCGACGCCATGATGGCGCATCCGATCCTGATCGAACGCCCGATCGTCGTCACGCCCATGGGGGTGAGGCTCTGCCGCCCGTCCGAGACGGTGCTCGACATCCTGCCGCCACCGCAGGGCGAATTCGTCAAGGAAGACGGCGAGCCGGTGGTCGATGCCTCCGGGCGCCGCGTCGGCCTGGCGTAG